From the Ascaphus truei isolate aAscTru1 chromosome 15, aAscTru1.hap1, whole genome shotgun sequence genome, one window contains:
- the LOC142466784 gene encoding uncharacterized protein LOC142466784, producing the protein MEKMRTEQSCNIPINMTENASFNQSMQLINNVTASHSKKYIFAAATGKDLAESGKSLTWLSDQNLQKRTQTEERPHVCGECGKGFSVLSRLIRHKRTHTGERPHVCGECGKGFSQLSSLDTHKRTHTGERPYVCGECGKGFSDLSSLIKHQRTHTGERPYVCGECGKGFGDSSSLNKHKRTHTGERSHVCGECGKGFSVSSSLEIHKRTHTGERPYVCGECGKGFSRLYSLDTHKRIHTGERPYVCGECGKGFSRLSSLDAQ; encoded by the coding sequence atggaaaagatgaggacagaacaatcttgcaacattccaataaatatgacggaaaatgcatctttcaaccagtcaatgcaattaataaacaatgtaactgcttctcattccaaaaaatatatatttgcagctgccacaggaaaagatcttgcagaaagtgggaagagtctgacttggttatcagaccagaacctacagaagagaacacagaccgaggagagaccgcatgtatgtggggaatgtgggaagggatttagtgtgttatccaggctgatcagacacaagaggacacacacaggggagagaccgcatgtatgtggggaatgtgggaagggatttagtcagttatccagcctggacacacacaagaggacacacacaggggagagaccgtatgtatgtggggaatgtgggaagggatttagtgacttatccagcttGATCAAAcaccagaggacacacacaggggagagaccgtatgtatgtggggaatgtgggaagggatttggtgactcatccagcctgaacaaacacaagaggacacacacaggggagagatcgcatgtatgtggggaatgtgggaagggatttagtgtgtcatccagcctggaaatacacaagaggacacacacaggggagagaccgtatgtatgtggggaatgtgggaagggatttagtcggttatacagcctggacacacacaagaggatacacacaggggagagaccgtatgtatgtggggaatgtgggaagggatttagtcggttatccagcCTGGACGCACAAtag